In the genome of Sphingomonas naphthae, one region contains:
- a CDS encoding alpha/beta hydrolase — translation MRFDGMVLALIGMLTAIPAHAAPTTIGYGADPKQTLEFHPAPAGKPKPPLVIFIHGGGWRRGDLATGTGAKPDFFTARGYAFATINYRLVPQVTVADEARDVAAAVARLRRDAARLGFDPDRIALIGHSAGAHLAALVGTEPAYLKAAGVPISAIRAVSLLDGAAYDVPRQMETGRPILRRLYGKAFGDDEATQAALSPTRHAAAPNAGAFLIHCLSQRSDSCPQAEALATALGKAGTAAKVVPVDGTTHRQLNQNIGADGDGPSAEVAAFLAGAFR, via the coding sequence ATGCGCTTCGACGGAATGGTTCTTGCCCTGATCGGGATGCTGACCGCGATCCCGGCACACGCCGCGCCGACGACGATCGGCTATGGCGCCGATCCCAAGCAGACGCTGGAATTTCACCCCGCCCCCGCCGGCAAGCCGAAGCCGCCGCTGGTGATCTTCATCCACGGCGGCGGCTGGCGGCGCGGTGATCTGGCGACCGGGACCGGGGCCAAGCCCGATTTCTTCACCGCCCGGGGCTATGCCTTCGCCACGATCAACTATCGGCTCGTGCCGCAGGTGACGGTGGCGGACGAGGCGCGCGACGTGGCGGCGGCGGTGGCGCGGCTGCGGCGGGATGCGGCGCGGCTGGGTTTCGATCCCGATCGGATCGCGCTGATCGGCCATTCGGCGGGCGCGCATCTGGCGGCGCTGGTCGGCACCGAGCCGGCCTATCTGAAGGCGGCGGGCGTGCCGATCTCCGCGATCCGCGCCGTCTCGCTGCTGGATGGCGCCGCCTACGACGTGCCGCGCCAGATGGAGACGGGCCGGCCGATCCTGCGCCGGCTTTACGGCAAGGCGTTCGGCGATGACGAGGCGACGCAGGCGGCGCTGTCGCCGACCCGCCATGCGGCCGCGCCCAACGCGGGCGCCTTCCTGATCCACTGCCTGTCGCAGCGGAGCGACAGCTGCCCGCAGGCCGAGGCGCTGGCCACGGCACTCGGCAAGGCGGGGACGGCGGCGAAGGTGGTGCCGGTGGACGGCACGACCCACCGCCAGCTCAACCAGAATATCGGCGCGGACGGCGACGGGCCGAGCGCCGAGGTGGCGGCGTTTCTGGCGGGGGCTTTCAGATGA
- the murA gene encoding UDP-N-acetylglucosamine 1-carboxyvinyltransferase, with translation MDRIIIRGRNRLSGTVPISGAKNAALTLLPCALLTADPLTLSNLPRLADVDGFGHLLNGLGVSTTIAGARGGAEWGRSMTLSAEKIASTTAPYDMVRRMRASILVLGPLVAREGEATVSLPGGCAIGNRPIDLHLKALEALGAEIELAAGYVKARAPDGGLRGGRIVFPLVSVGATENALMAASLANGETVIDNAAREPEITDLCRCLVAMGAEISGIGTERIVVQGQPRLHGADYRVMPDRIEAGSYACAAGITGGDLTLAGADAADMAAIIDGLVEAGLQVSTVDGGIRVVADGRLKALTLSTAPYPAFPTDMQAQFMAMLALAEGASVLTETIFENRYMHVPELTRMGADIQVRGRTAVVRGVTGLVGAPVMATDLRASMSLVLAGLAAEGETQINRIYHLDRGYERLEEKLSAVGADIERIGAD, from the coding sequence ATGGATCGCATCATCATTCGCGGGCGCAACCGCCTCTCCGGCACCGTCCCCATCTCCGGCGCGAAGAATGCCGCGCTCACCCTGCTGCCCTGCGCGCTGCTGACGGCCGATCCGCTGACCTTGTCGAACCTGCCGCGTCTGGCCGACGTGGACGGCTTCGGCCACCTGCTCAATGGCCTCGGCGTCTCGACCACGATCGCCGGCGCGCGCGGCGGCGCCGAATGGGGCCGCTCGATGACGTTGAGCGCCGAAAAGATCGCCTCGACCACCGCGCCCTACGACATGGTGCGCCGGATGCGCGCCTCGATCCTCGTCCTCGGCCCGCTGGTCGCGCGCGAGGGCGAGGCGACCGTGTCGCTGCCCGGCGGCTGCGCCATCGGCAACCGCCCGATCGATCTCCACCTGAAGGCGCTCGAGGCGCTGGGGGCCGAGATCGAGCTGGCCGCCGGCTATGTGAAGGCGCGCGCGCCCGATGGCGGCCTGCGCGGTGGCCGCATCGTGTTCCCGCTGGTGTCGGTCGGCGCCACCGAAAACGCGCTGATGGCTGCGAGCCTTGCCAATGGCGAGACGGTGATCGACAATGCCGCGCGTGAGCCCGAGATCACCGATCTGTGCCGCTGCCTCGTCGCGATGGGCGCGGAGATTTCGGGCATCGGCACCGAACGGATCGTGGTGCAGGGCCAGCCCCGCCTCCACGGCGCCGACTATCGCGTCATGCCCGACCGGATCGAGGCGGGCAGCTACGCCTGCGCGGCGGGCATCACCGGCGGCGACCTGACGCTGGCCGGCGCCGACGCGGCCGACATGGCCGCGATCATCGACGGTCTGGTCGAGGCGGGGCTCCAGGTTTCCACCGTGGACGGCGGCATCCGCGTCGTGGCCGATGGCCGCCTCAAGGCGCTGACCCTCTCGACCGCGCCTTATCCGGCCTTCCCGACCGACATGCAGGCGCAGTTCATGGCGATGCTGGCGCTGGCCGAGGGCGCGAGCGTGCTGACCGAGACCATCTTCGAGAACCGCTACATGCACGTCCCCGAACTCACCCGCATGGGCGCCGACATCCAGGTGCGCGGGCGGACGGCGGTGGTGCGCGGCGTGACGGGCCTCGTCGGCGCGCCGGTGATGGCGACCGATCTGCGCGCCTCGATGAGCCTCGTCCTCGCCGGCCTCGCGGCGGAGGGGGAGACGCAGATCAACCGCATCTACCACCTCGATCGCGGCTACGAGCGGCTGGAGGAAAAGCTGTCGGCCGTAGGTGCGGACATCGAGCGTATCGGCGCGGATTGA
- a CDS encoding S24 family peptidase, which yields MNMMTQERTALQALIDAHREDYTSVSRLLGRNDAYIQQFIRRGTPRRLAEADRRKLARYFNVDESVLGGPAPLPPADLVRVPRLAVGASAGAGREVSGEHVTGTIAFPRPMLREMAAAGPDHLSIIRVEGESMEPLLHDGDEILVDRGDRADRLRDGIYVLRLEDRLMVKRIAIGPVHGRIAVVSDNDRYPSWPDIAVSSIDVIGRVVWVGRRLG from the coding sequence ATGAACATGATGACGCAGGAACGCACCGCCCTCCAGGCGCTGATCGACGCGCATCGCGAGGATTATACCTCGGTGTCGCGCCTGCTCGGCCGCAACGACGCCTACATTCAGCAATTCATCCGTCGCGGCACGCCCCGGCGCCTCGCCGAAGCCGATCGCCGCAAGCTCGCCCGTTATTTCAACGTCGACGAATCGGTGCTGGGCGGCCCGGCGCCTCTACCCCCGGCCGATCTGGTGCGGGTGCCGCGCCTCGCGGTCGGTGCGTCGGCGGGGGCGGGGCGCGAGGTTTCGGGCGAGCATGTCACCGGCACGATCGCCTTCCCCAGGCCGATGCTGCGCGAAATGGCGGCGGCCGGGCCGGATCATCTGTCGATCATCCGGGTCGAGGGCGAATCGATGGAGCCGCTGCTCCACGACGGCGACGAGATCCTCGTCGATCGCGGCGATCGCGCCGATCGGCTGCGCGATGGCATCTATGTGCTGCGGCTGGAGGATCGCCTGATGGTCAAGCGCATCGCGATCGGCCCGGTGCACGGCCGGATCGCGGTGGTGAGCGACAACGATCGCTATCCCAGCTGGCCGGATATCGCGGTGTCGTCGATCGATGTGATCGGTCGGGTGGTGTGGGTGGGGCGCCGGCTGGGATAG
- a CDS encoding DNA adenine methylase, protein MESISLEPVDPVRPVAGYIGGKRNLSRRLVDQIAATPHDLYAEPFVGMGGVFFRRDARPKVEVVNDISADVSTLFRILQRHYTAFLDMLRYQLCSRAEFDRLMKVDPVTLTDLERAARFLYLQRTAFGGKVAGRHFGTSRTGPARFDLTKLVPLLEEVHDRLCGVTIERLHFADFIRRYDRPGALFYCDPPYWGCEGDYGADVFSWMDFDLLRGVLAALKGRFILSINDRPEVRKMFADFHIQPVELTYRISGPPTEARELIITPKEDV, encoded by the coding sequence ATGGAGTCCATATCTCTCGAACCGGTAGATCCGGTTCGTCCCGTCGCCGGCTACATCGGCGGCAAGCGTAACCTGTCCCGCCGTCTGGTCGACCAGATCGCCGCCACCCCACATGATCTCTATGCGGAACCCTTCGTGGGGATGGGCGGCGTCTTCTTCCGCCGTGATGCGCGGCCGAAGGTGGAGGTGGTCAACGACATCTCGGCCGACGTCTCGACGCTCTTCCGCATCCTTCAGCGGCATTACACAGCCTTCCTGGACATGCTCCGCTACCAGCTTTGCAGTCGGGCAGAGTTCGATCGGCTGATGAAGGTCGATCCGGTGACGCTGACCGATCTGGAGCGGGCGGCGCGCTTCCTCTACCTCCAGCGCACCGCGTTCGGAGGCAAGGTGGCGGGTCGGCACTTCGGCACCTCGCGGACGGGCCCGGCGCGCTTCGATCTGACCAAGCTGGTTCCGCTGCTCGAAGAGGTTCACGATCGGCTGTGCGGCGTCACCATCGAGCGGCTTCACTTCGCCGACTTCATCCGGCGTTACGACCGGCCAGGCGCGCTCTTCTACTGCGATCCCCCCTATTGGGGATGCGAGGGCGACTATGGCGCCGACGTTTTCTCATGGATGGACTTCGACCTTCTAAGAGGGGTCTTAGCGGCTCTGAAGGGACGGTTTATCCTGTCGATCAACGATCGGCCCGAGGTGCGGAAGATGTTTGCTGACTTCCACATCCAGCCAGTGGAGCTTACCTATCGCATTAGCGGGCCGCCTACCGAGGCGCGCGAGCTTATCATCACGCCTAAGGAGGACGTATGA
- a CDS encoding phage tail assembly chaperone, with protein MKFYSKTTGGFYHPDIHASDERPADAVEVSDARWEELLIAQSQGMRIEGDDDGLPIAVAPVVTAEDQLARLRELRNAALATSDWTQLSDAMASPRRQQWKAYRQALRDLPAQAAAAIAAGQDAASIEFPTPPG; from the coding sequence ATGAAGTTCTACAGCAAGACGACTGGCGGTTTCTATCATCCGGACATTCATGCCAGCGATGAGCGGCCGGCCGACGCGGTCGAGGTCAGCGACGCGCGGTGGGAAGAGCTGCTGATCGCGCAGAGCCAAGGGATGCGGATCGAGGGCGATGATGACGGCCTGCCGATCGCGGTAGCGCCAGTGGTCACGGCCGAGGATCAGCTCGCCCGCCTGCGCGAGCTGCGCAACGCGGCGCTGGCCACCTCCGATTGGACCCAGCTTTCGGACGCGATGGCGTCGCCTCGCCGGCAGCAATGGAAGGCGTATCGTCAGGCGCTTCGTGATCTGCCGGCACAGGCCGCCGCCGCGATCGCGGCCGGCCAGGACGCCGCCTCGATCGAGTTTCCCACGCCGCCCGGCTGA
- a CDS encoding gp53-like domain-containing protein encodes MHRIDTPGSLNGHFSVGDPQAGQRATVLGQDWPEAVQEAICYVIEAMGIGLAKGANSQLYDAIRTLANQRAEAAVNAYTVPDLSGSYIAVGRRGAAGGVASLDGDGKVPSGQVPNLAASYIASGQKGAANGVASLDGSGKVPSGQMPGVLSVGATGYAILPGGLIIQWGGCTTSGGGSAAVSFPITFPNAFFRGFAVNAAGGAPTAWAGTDFGSPSGMTVWQAQSSGVASPAAAHWIAFGF; translated from the coding sequence ATGCATAGGATCGATACCCCCGGCAGTTTGAATGGCCATTTCTCGGTCGGTGACCCGCAGGCGGGCCAGCGGGCCACGGTGCTCGGTCAGGACTGGCCCGAGGCTGTGCAGGAAGCGATCTGCTACGTCATCGAGGCGATGGGCATCGGCTTGGCGAAAGGCGCCAATTCCCAGCTGTACGATGCCATCCGCACTCTCGCGAACCAGCGAGCAGAGGCAGCCGTCAACGCCTACACCGTGCCCGATCTATCCGGCAGCTATATCGCAGTCGGCCGGCGCGGCGCGGCGGGTGGCGTCGCGTCTCTCGATGGTGACGGCAAGGTGCCGTCGGGCCAAGTGCCGAACCTCGCGGCTTCCTATATCGCGAGCGGGCAGAAGGGCGCGGCCAATGGCGTCGCCTCGCTCGACGGGTCGGGGAAGGTGCCTTCGGGCCAGATGCCCGGCGTCCTGTCAGTCGGTGCCACCGGCTATGCGATTTTGCCGGGCGGCCTGATCATCCAGTGGGGCGGCTGCACGACCAGCGGGGGCGGCAGCGCCGCTGTGTCCTTCCCGATAACCTTCCCCAACGCCTTCTTTCGCGGGTTCGCGGTCAACGCGGCCGGCGGGGCGCCAACCGCCTGGGCGGGAACGGACTTCGGCAGCCCGAGCGGCATGACCGTTTGGCAGGCGCAAAGCTCGGGTGTCGCCTCTCCGGCGGCGGCCCATTGGATCGCGTTCGGTTTCTAA
- a CDS encoding YmfQ family protein, with protein MLDAARYLQQLQALLPQGQAWSRAPDAMLTRLLAAMADGMARVDARSADLLEELDPSTTLELLGDWERVAGLPDACVPVGGSIADRQTALARKIAGLGGQSVGFFVDLAARLGLDVEIREPEPFDCNSRIDGEISDDGWRAAFIVRVLPPSETIGDTPRVAIAEFTTLSTVDERLASFGAEDLECVVMRAAPAHSSPLFAYPTDPEPMLWFDFTQAPPAPAPVPPEPMLWFDFLGAS; from the coding sequence ATGCTCGACGCGGCCCGCTATCTCCAGCAGCTTCAGGCGCTCCTGCCGCAAGGCCAGGCGTGGAGCCGCGCGCCCGATGCGATGCTTACGCGGCTCCTGGCGGCGATGGCGGACGGAATGGCGCGTGTGGACGCCCGCTCGGCCGACCTGCTCGAAGAGCTTGATCCGTCGACGACACTGGAGCTGCTCGGCGACTGGGAGCGGGTTGCCGGCTTGCCCGATGCCTGTGTGCCGGTTGGTGGCAGCATCGCCGATCGGCAGACGGCGCTGGCGCGCAAGATCGCCGGCCTCGGCGGCCAGTCGGTCGGCTTCTTCGTTGATCTGGCGGCGCGCCTCGGCCTCGATGTCGAAATCCGCGAGCCCGAGCCTTTCGACTGCAATTCGCGGATCGATGGCGAGATCAGCGATGACGGCTGGCGGGCCGCCTTCATCGTCCGCGTCCTGCCGCCCAGTGAGACGATCGGCGACACGCCGCGCGTCGCGATCGCCGAGTTCACCACGCTCAGCACCGTGGACGAACGGCTTGCCAGCTTTGGCGCCGAGGATCTCGAATGCGTCGTCATGCGGGCGGCACCGGCCCACAGCTCGCCGCTCTTTGCCTACCCGACCGATCCCGAGCCGATGCTCTGGTTCGACTTCACCCAGGCGCCGCCCGCGCCCGCGCCTGTTCCCCCAGAGCCGATGCTCTGGTTCGATTTTCTTGGAGCGTCCTGA
- a CDS encoding baseplate J/gp47 family protein: protein MIRPTLTNLVDRQRDDLAARLDGADSRLRRSVLDVLARVHGAGLFGLYGYLDTIAAEAMPDTATDWLARHARIWGVTPKVATAATGDVSFTGVAGSPVPAATALLRSDGVEYLTIADVVLTGGVGTIAVAAALTGSAANALAGQQLTLVSPVAGVSSIATIGGDGLKGGAEEEDPEALRARLLDRIRQPPHGGNLADYKRWTLECAGVTRAWVYPGWLGPGTVGVTFVCEARTDIIPGPGDLDVVRAYLDDRRPVTAALTVFAPIIEAIPLHISLAPGTAAVRAAVQAELIDLFQREAQPGGILPVSHIREAISTAAGESDHVLISPTANVVSAPGRLARVGAITW from the coding sequence TTGATCCGTCCTACCCTGACCAATCTGGTCGATCGCCAGCGCGACGATCTCGCCGCGCGGCTGGATGGCGCCGACAGCCGCCTGCGCCGCTCGGTCCTGGATGTGCTGGCGCGGGTCCATGGCGCCGGCCTGTTCGGCCTCTACGGCTATCTCGACACGATCGCGGCTGAGGCGATGCCGGATACAGCAACAGACTGGCTAGCCCGCCACGCGCGGATCTGGGGCGTGACGCCGAAAGTCGCGACGGCGGCAACCGGCGACGTGTCCTTCACCGGCGTCGCGGGCTCGCCCGTTCCGGCCGCCACCGCCCTCCTGCGGAGCGACGGCGTCGAATATCTGACGATCGCTGATGTCGTGCTGACCGGCGGAGTGGGGACGATCGCGGTGGCGGCGGCGCTGACCGGCTCGGCGGCGAACGCGCTCGCGGGCCAGCAGCTCACCCTGGTGTCGCCCGTGGCTGGCGTGTCCTCGATCGCGACGATCGGTGGCGACGGCCTGAAGGGCGGGGCCGAGGAGGAAGATCCCGAGGCGCTCCGCGCGCGGCTGCTCGACCGCATCCGCCAGCCGCCGCACGGCGGCAACCTCGCCGACTACAAAAGGTGGACCCTCGAATGCGCGGGCGTGACGCGCGCGTGGGTCTATCCCGGCTGGCTCGGTCCCGGCACCGTCGGCGTCACCTTCGTATGCGAGGCGCGGACGGACATCATCCCCGGTCCTGGCGATCTCGATGTCGTGCGCGCCTATCTCGATGATCGGCGGCCGGTCACGGCGGCGCTGACCGTCTTCGCGCCGATCATCGAAGCTATCCCGCTCCATATCTCCCTCGCGCCCGGCACCGCCGCCGTCCGCGCCGCCGTCCAGGCCGAGCTGATCGACCTGTTCCAGCGCGAGGCCCAGCCGGGCGGAATCCTGCCGGTCAGCCATATCCGCGAAGCGATCAGCACCGCTGCCGGCGAAAGCGATCATGTGCTGATCTCGCCGACCGCCAATGTCGTCAGCGCGCCGGGCCGGCTGGCGCGCGTCGGCGCGATCACCTGGTGA
- a CDS encoding phage GP46 family protein yields MTDIALTWRDALMEADIALDGARLATDDGLLTAILISLFTDAPARPDDVLPAEGARGGWWGDAVPAQAGDVIGSRLWLLSRAKRLADVAVVARGYAEEALKWLLDDGVVAAIAVETAAAGDVLAIGVTVTRPAGGGRQRYDFTWSATARELSGR; encoded by the coding sequence ATGACCGATATTGCTCTCACCTGGCGTGACGCCCTGATGGAGGCGGACATCGCTCTCGACGGCGCTCGCTTGGCCACCGACGACGGCCTGCTCACCGCCATCCTCATCTCGCTCTTCACCGATGCGCCCGCGCGGCCGGATGACGTGCTGCCGGCTGAAGGCGCGCGGGGCGGCTGGTGGGGCGACGCCGTGCCAGCGCAGGCCGGCGATGTGATCGGCTCGCGCCTGTGGCTGCTCAGCCGCGCCAAGCGCCTGGCGGACGTCGCCGTCGTCGCGCGAGGCTATGCCGAGGAAGCGCTCAAATGGCTGCTCGATGACGGCGTCGTCGCGGCGATCGCCGTCGAGACGGCGGCGGCGGGCGACGTGCTGGCGATCGGCGTGACGGTCACCCGGCCGGCCGGCGGCGGGCGCCAGCGCTACGATTTCACCTGGAGCGCGACCGCGCGGGAGCTTTCGGGCCGATGA
- a CDS encoding DUF7168 domain-containing protein — protein MTKAEVITKIRKCLALSRSANEHEAAAALAKAAELARLHGVDLDLIEVGEASARASRTRRPAGWQTLLADAVCAAIGVTRFLDSVGDYRFVGRGALPEIASYAFTILYRRLKAERARYLDQHLRRVKTAYRKRVRADAFCAGWAAVVRQSIKSLAPTAETDDLIGRYLAEQHPGLINVAARPSAGARRIDDDYFRGVSAGRDVNIARGVGGTPDGPVRIGRVV, from the coding sequence GTGACCAAGGCGGAGGTGATCACTAAAATCCGGAAGTGTCTCGCGCTTTCTCGCAGCGCTAACGAGCATGAAGCCGCCGCTGCGCTCGCTAAAGCTGCCGAACTGGCGCGGCTTCACGGCGTTGATCTTGATCTAATCGAAGTCGGCGAAGCGTCAGCTCGTGCGAGCCGCACGAGGCGGCCGGCGGGCTGGCAGACATTGCTTGCCGATGCGGTGTGCGCTGCGATCGGCGTCACCCGCTTTCTTGACAGCGTTGGCGACTATCGGTTCGTCGGCCGGGGCGCGTTGCCAGAGATAGCGAGCTATGCATTCACGATCTTGTACCGGCGGCTGAAGGCCGAGCGGGCCAGGTATCTCGATCAGCACTTGAGACGCGTCAAAACTGCTTACCGTAAGCGGGTTAGGGCCGACGCGTTCTGCGCGGGGTGGGCAGCCGTTGTGCGGCAATCAATCAAGTCGCTGGCGCCAACCGCTGAAACCGATGACCTTATCGGCCGCTATCTGGCTGAACAGCATCCGGGACTTATCAACGTTGCGGCGCGGCCATCGGCGGGGGCGCGTCGGATCGACGACGATTATTTCCGAGGTGTGAGCGCCGGACGCGATGTGAATATCGCGCGCGGCGTCGGCGGCACGCCAGATGGTCCGGTTCGCATCGGTCGCGTTGTATGA
- a CDS encoding phage baseplate assembly protein V: MNAEALNRFLAPIRRRMSGMVARAIVSAISDNKGLQAVQIQVLADEGHDDVERLQQYGFTSVPRPGAEAAVMFVGGLRSHGLVIAVDDRRFRLKGLREGEVALYDDQGQSILLGRDGIRVVTPKPLKISAASVTIETDSVDLGGTGGKSIARVGDPVSGGIITSGSSKVRAL, encoded by the coding sequence ATGAACGCGGAGGCGCTCAATCGCTTCCTGGCGCCAATCCGGCGCCGGATGTCGGGCATGGTGGCGCGCGCCATCGTGTCCGCGATCAGCGACAACAAGGGGCTTCAGGCTGTCCAGATCCAGGTGCTGGCCGACGAAGGCCACGACGACGTCGAGCGGCTCCAACAATATGGCTTCACCTCGGTACCGCGTCCCGGCGCCGAGGCGGCGGTGATGTTCGTCGGCGGCCTGCGGAGCCACGGCCTGGTCATTGCCGTGGATGATCGACGATTTCGCCTGAAGGGACTGCGCGAGGGCGAAGTGGCGCTCTACGACGATCAGGGGCAGTCGATCCTGCTCGGTCGCGACGGCATCCGCGTCGTCACCCCGAAGCCGCTCAAGATCAGCGCCGCTAGTGTGACGATCGAAACTGACTCGGTCGATTTGGGCGGCACGGGCGGCAAGTCCATCGCGCGTGTCGGCGATCCGGTGTCGGGCGGCATCATCACGAGCGGCTCCAGCAAAGTGAGGGCGCTGTGA
- a CDS encoding phage baseplate assembly protein translates to MPEDRDRVTLVIGGKAYGGWTSIAIQRDLDALAPSFELGVTSRDPITRAAWPITPDQPCRVEIGGETVITGWVDSLTPEIDGENHSISVAGRGRAGDLVDCAAIAKPGSWRGRRLEQIAGELAKPFGISVVARTSTGAPFRLFALQPGETVSEAILRLCQQRGLLAVSTPAGDIEIITAEPVGPAVRIVEGEQPMRISARHDVSNRFSRYVVKGQAAGDDDVNGTAAAAPTASASDPAVKRYRPTIVMAEDQADIATLRKRAAWEAIVRAARAQEATVTLAGWRRDDGKLWSEMQAVDADLPSVWITAPLVAAGISFRLDEDEGQRVEIRLARKEAYTQLAIPDRAEAARLEKAA, encoded by the coding sequence GTGCCTGAGGATCGCGATCGCGTCACCCTTGTCATCGGCGGCAAGGCATATGGCGGCTGGACATCCATCGCGATCCAACGCGATCTCGACGCGCTCGCGCCGTCGTTCGAGCTGGGCGTGACCAGCCGCGACCCGATCACGCGGGCGGCCTGGCCGATCACGCCGGATCAGCCCTGCCGCGTCGAGATCGGCGGTGAGACGGTCATCACCGGTTGGGTCGATAGTCTCACGCCGGAGATCGATGGCGAGAATCATTCGATCAGCGTGGCCGGCCGGGGGCGAGCAGGCGATCTGGTCGACTGCGCGGCGATCGCGAAGCCGGGCAGCTGGCGCGGGCGGCGGCTCGAACAGATCGCGGGCGAGCTGGCGAAGCCGTTCGGCATTTCGGTCGTGGCCCGCACCTCGACCGGCGCGCCGTTTCGCCTCTTCGCGCTTCAGCCTGGCGAGACGGTATCGGAGGCGATCCTGCGGCTGTGCCAACAGCGCGGACTGCTCGCCGTCTCGACGCCGGCCGGCGACATCGAGATCATCACGGCCGAGCCGGTCGGGCCGGCAGTGCGCATCGTCGAGGGCGAGCAGCCGATGCGGATATCCGCGCGGCACGACGTCTCGAACCGGTTCAGCCGCTATGTCGTGAAGGGGCAGGCTGCCGGCGACGATGATGTCAACGGCACCGCCGCCGCCGCGCCGACCGCCAGCGCCAGCGATCCGGCGGTGAAACGGTACCGGCCGACGATCGTGATGGCCGAGGATCAGGCGGACATCGCGACCTTGCGCAAACGGGCAGCCTGGGAGGCGATCGTGCGGGCGGCGCGGGCGCAGGAAGCGACCGTTACGCTCGCGGGCTGGCGGCGCGACGACGGCAAGCTCTGGTCGGAGATGCAGGCGGTCGATGCCGATCTGCCATCGGTCTGGATTACGGCGCCGCTGGTGGCGGCGGGTATATCCTTCCGCCTCGACGAAGACGAAGGGCAGCGGGTCGAGATCCGGCTCGCCCGCAAGGAAGCCTATACCCAGCTCGCCATCCCCGATCGCGCCGAGGCCGCGCGCCTGGAGAAGGCGGCATGA
- a CDS encoding DNA circularization protein, whose amino-acid sequence MSWRDQLQPGSFRGAAFAVRAAENSGGRRGPDHSYPQRDTGWAEDIGRAAARFTIDAIVIGADYMAARDALIAACEAKGPGTLVHPWRGTLQAQCRTYTVAESTEEGGMATFTIELVEAGEIVAAEVRQATADAAVEVADDVKLSAIERFAAGFSVARLPAFVEAAAADAIGVFTAVTTAAGVLQGGTGNALRTFLIGLNVLPGGLLRSPLLLAQAIDGALFALGQLGSSPASRVTALRRVMSDGVAFPPVVAATIGAPSGPYIVATATSPAPIGFTPARRQEWENQVALTRLITTIAAAEAVRSCSQIVFASYNEAAALRSALQDDLDALAVAAADAGDDAAADDLDRLRLIMVRDITARGGSLARIYTVSPSRTLPALALAHQLDGTLDDLLSRSADLVARNGIRHPGFVMGGQPVEVLGERTAGA is encoded by the coding sequence ATGAGCTGGCGCGACCAACTCCAGCCCGGCAGCTTCCGGGGCGCGGCGTTCGCCGTCCGGGCCGCCGAGAATAGCGGCGGCCGGCGCGGGCCTGACCACAGCTATCCCCAGCGGGATACCGGCTGGGCCGAAGACATCGGCCGGGCGGCGGCCCGGTTCACCATCGACGCGATCGTCATCGGCGCCGACTATATGGCGGCGCGCGACGCGCTGATTGCGGCGTGCGAGGCGAAGGGGCCGGGCACGCTGGTCCACCCCTGGCGCGGCACGCTTCAGGCACAATGCCGAACCTACACGGTCGCAGAATCGACCGAGGAAGGTGGCATGGCCACCTTCACGATCGAGCTGGTCGAGGCCGGCGAGATTGTCGCGGCCGAGGTGCGCCAGGCCACGGCGGACGCGGCGGTCGAGGTGGCCGACGACGTGAAGCTGAGCGCGATCGAGCGCTTCGCCGCCGGGTTCAGCGTGGCCCGTCTGCCAGCGTTCGTCGAGGCGGCGGCGGCCGACGCGATCGGCGTGTTTACAGCCGTCACCACTGCGGCGGGCGTCCTTCAGGGCGGCACCGGGAATGCGCTTCGCACCTTCCTGATCGGTCTCAACGTCCTGCCGGGAGGATTGCTTAGGTCGCCGCTGCTGCTCGCCCAGGCGATCGATGGCGCGCTGTTCGCGCTTGGCCAGCTCGGCAGCTCGCCCGCCTCGCGAGTCACCGCTCTGCGGCGCGTGATGAGCGATGGCGTCGCCTTCCCGCCCGTCGTCGCCGCGACGATCGGCGCACCGAGCGGTCCCTATATCGTCGCCACCGCGACCAGCCCGGCGCCGATCGGCTTTACTCCGGCACGCCGGCAGGAGTGGGAAAATCAGGTCGCGCTCACCCGTCTGATTACTACGATCGCGGCGGCCGAGGCGGTGCGCAGCTGCTCGCAGATCGTGTTCGCCAGCTACAACGAGGCCGCCGCGCTCCGCTCCGCGTTGCAGGATGATCTGGACGCGCTCGCGGTTGCGGCGGCCGATGCCGGCGATGACGCCGCCGCCGACGATCTCGACCGGCTTCGTCTTATCATGGTGCGCGACATCACAGCGCGCGGTGGCTCGCTGGCCCGGATCTACACGGTCAGCCCAAGCCGGACGCTCCCCGCCCTCGCGCTGGCGCATCAGCTCGACGGCACGCTGGACGATCTTCTCTCGCGCTCGGCCGACCTGGTCGCCCGCAATGGCATCCGGCATCCGGGGTTTGTCATGGGTGGTCAGCCGGTCGAGGTGCTGGGTGAAAGGACGGCCGGTGCCTGA